In Colletotrichum higginsianum IMI 349063 chromosome 1, whole genome shotgun sequence, one genomic interval encodes:
- a CDS encoding phosphotransferase enzyme family protein, which translates to MELGSDIIHDIVHPTAAFSQFIRFRADHHDAGDSYRLLPVDWEASQLNPKNRVDSLDPLPNPLWRIDGCTGLGTQFYVLPLFLRCVPPMRIDAFIPEQSSQPYDIRQLLDLDVAFHTKDRARVQELNISKHILRALQLWTKSLPEPEALFTSMPFGSRIVFKSLSLNVRAMKIDVAPTHYLERQLLSSSALAQMWGATVQLPEHVDISEVHVVEQIHDSVCLVRIQGRLWILKTLTSYTKYLYHELKLLLSAKPHPNVMSRPAHLVTKRCSFGSKTAVIGFTLEYHCYGTMRDIVPLQRIHNTLSPAEQLKWAMQITSGVLHHRNTSGTFYPDLRLDNVVLSKDRDAIIVDFEQRGVWCEFASPEINAIEYIRLLAIDEDIPEDVRDHYAEILRRMCPDFETLHSREEYTNPANGYNICWACLSPKEQEASEVYMLGRVLWCIFEGASAPQQAAVWQSYRWEAEVDFPAYLRTPPKIQSLIDRCTIGRRATLGNQIGRDGNRLVFKGYGKMADPGDIRTAAATWWKREVAWAEAFLTTREGSKSVGGWDENHFGRPSLQEVMNELDKLCAQF; encoded by the coding sequence ATGGAGCTAGGTTCCGACATAATACACGACATCGTTCATCCCACGGCTGCCTTTTCTCAATTCATTCGCTTTCGTGCGGACCACCACGATGCTGGCGACTCATATCGCCTTCTCCCGGTGGACTGGGAGGCTTCCCAGCTGAATCCCAAGAACCGTGTTGACAGTCTCGATCCTCTGCCCAATCCTCTTTGGCGTATCGATGGCTGCACCGGGCTGGGGACTCAGTTCTACGTTCTCCCGCTGTTTCTTCGCTGCGTGCCACCCATGCGCATCGATGCCTTTATTCCAGAGCAGTCAAGTCAGCCGTATGACATCCGACAACTGCTCGATTTGGATGTGGCCTTTCATACCAAGGATCGAGCTCGAGTCCAAGAGCTCAACATATCAAAGCACATTCTCCGCGCTCTACAGCTCTGGACAAAAAGTCTACCAGAGCCCGAAGCACTCTTCACCTCTATGCCATTCGGATCTCGCATCGTCTTCAAATCTCTGTCTCTGAATGTCAGAGCTATGAAAATCGACGTCGCACCAACACACTACCTGGAACGACAACTGCTCTCGTCCTCTGCCTTGGCCCAGATGTGGGGTGCTACAGTTCAGCTTCCAGAACACGTCGACATCTCCGAGGTCCACGTCGTCGAACAGATTCACGACAGTGTCTGCCTTGTCCGGATCCAAGGCCGCCTGTGGATTCTGAAGACTTTGACGAGTTACACAAAGTATTTATATCACGAGCTCAAGCTCTTGTTGTCAGCGAAGCCACATCCAAACGTCATGTCACGTCCGGCCCACCTCGTCACGAAGCGATGCAGTTTTGGCAGCAAGACAGCTGTCATTGGTTTCACACTCGAGTATCACTGCTATGGTACCATGCGAGATATTGTGCCGCTACAAAGAATCCACAATACGCTTTCCCCCGCCGAACAGCTCAAATGGGCCATGCAAATCACTTCAGGTGTGTTACACCACCGTAATACCTCTGGCACATTTTATCCCGACCTTCGTCTGGACAATGTTGTTTTGTCAAAGGATAGAGATGCCATCATAGTCGATTTCGAGCAGCGGGGCGTGTGGTGTGAGTTTGCGTCCCCAGAAATCAACGCCATCGAGTACATCCGCCTGTTAGCCATTGACGAGGACATCCCCGAAGACGTAAGGGATCACTACGCCGAGATACTGAGGCGTATGTGCCCCGATTTCGAGACTCTTCACAGCAGAGAAGAATACACGAATCCCGCCAACGGCTACAACATCTGCTGGGCATGCCTCAGTCCGAAAGAACAGGAAGCATCTGAGGTATACATGCTTGGAAGGGTGTTGTGGTGCATCTTCGAGGGGGCTAGCGCTCCGCAGCAAGCTGCTGTCTGGCAGTCTTACCGATGGGAGGCCGAAGTCGACTTTCCTGCCTATCtgaggacgccgccgaaaATACAGTCTCTTATCGACCGCTGTACCATTGGCCGTCGAGCCACGTTGGGTAATCAAATCGGCAGGGATGGCAATAGGCTTGTGTTTAAGGGTTACGGGAAGATGGCTGATCCGGGAGACATCCGTACAGCAGCCGCAACATGGTGGAAGAGAGAGGTAGCATGGGCCGAAGCGTTTCTGACTACAAGAGAGGGTTCCAAGTCAGTagggggatgggatgaaAATCACTTTGGCAGGCCAAGTCTCCAAGAGGTAATGAATGAACTGGACAAGCTGTGTGCCCAGTTTTAA